A region from the Vicia villosa cultivar HV-30 ecotype Madison, WI linkage group LG3, Vvil1.0, whole genome shotgun sequence genome encodes:
- the LOC131659939 gene encoding F-box/kelch-repeat protein At3g23880-like: MSTSYKKNHRKRLRLSRNPNLAPELESKIATAEETNNDSLPNLPIDLVAEIFCRLPVKLLVQLRCMCKSWNSLISDRSFTRKHLCLSTTRRLHSAAYEHKPDGLVHNSYPLESVLSTKVKQQRLPFNSIVASCDGILCLSDIYEGIVVLWNPSIRKFKELPPPFENIQIRKRVFMTFGFGYDHVSDNYKVAVLYYTESDATKVRVHTLGTDFWKTSESFRFGAVCDEQTGTTVRGTINWMAFTEWPRKGPFFIFSFDLGNDSCHKLLPPDHAEISPDYLRLSVLMDCLCLISDHHIWIMKEYGIQDSWTKLLSVSYMQHPSKCYILCKALYIFEDDRLLLETHEFPHEDEDGKKKLVVYDPKNDTFKVTRFTNVLNVCLETLISPCS; this comes from the coding sequence ATGTCTACCAGTTACAAAAAAAACCACCGAAAACGACTGCGTTTaagcagaaaccctaatttggcgccGGAGTTGGAATCAAAGATAGCGACGGCAGAGGAAACAAACAATGATTCACTTCCCAATCTTCCTATCGATCTGGTGGCTGAAATCTTCTGCAGACTACCTGTGAAACTCCTGGTACAGCTCCGATGCATGTGCAAGTCATGGAATTCTCTAATCTCCGATCGCAGTTTCACCAGAAAGCACCTCTGCCTCTCCACCACTCGCCGTCTCCATTCCGCCGCATACGAACATAAACCCGACGGGTTGGTTCACAATTCTTACCCACTCGAATCGGTTTTATCCACTAAAGTCAAACAACAGCGTCTCCCTTTCAACAGCATCGTTGCTTCTTGTGACGGCATCCTTTGTCTCTCCGATATATATGAAGGTATTGTTGTTTTGTGGAATCCTTCTATTAGAAAATTCAAGGAATTACCACCCCCTTTCGAAAACATTCAAATTCGTAAAAGGGTTTTTATGACCTTCGGTTTCGGCTATGATCACGTTTCTGATAATTACAAAGTGGCCGTCCTTTACTACACCGAGTCGGACGCAACTAAAGTAAGAGTTCATACTTTGGGCACAGATTTTTGGAAAACCAGTGAGAGCTTTCGTTTTGGTGCTGTCTGTGATGAACAAACCGGAACAACTGTAAGAGGTACCATTAATTGGATGGCCTTTACTGAATGGCCTCGCAAAGGTCCgttcttcattttttcttttgatttgggAAACGACTCTTGTCATAAGCTTTTGCCTCCTGATCATGCTGAGATCAGTCCGGATTACTTGAGATTGTCTGTCTTGATGGACTGCTTGTGCTTAATTTCTGATCATCATATTTGGATCATGAAGGAATATGGAATTCAAGACTCTTGGACTAAATTGCTCTCCGTTTCATACATGCAACATCCTTCTAAGTGTTATATCTTGTGCAAGGCATTGTATATTTTTGAGGATGACAGACTGCTGCTTGAAACTCATGAGTTTCCTCATGAGGATGAGGATGGGAAAAAGAAGTTGGTTGTTTATGATCCAAAGAATGATACTTTTAAGGTTACTAGGTTTACAAACGTCCTAAATGTCTGTCTTGAAACTTTGATTTCACCTTGCTCTTAA